A single window of Methanobrevibacter sp. DNA harbors:
- a CDS encoding MBL fold metallo-hydrolase, translating into MSQPFAFGGEEDAENFDASIKYGSSLQNFVIDTGDEVILVDTGMPAELPVQPRDDNAPIWMGDKVKDYVPALKEAGYDIEDISKILVTHKHADHTGELKQFPNAEIFMSKTEADEVELETDNIVPVEFDDGEYYNFKNSQKNSRWCLLY; encoded by the coding sequence ATGTCCCAACCTTTTGCATTTGGTGGTGAAGAAGATGCAGAAAACTTTGATGCATCAATTAAATATGGATCTAGTCTTCAAAATTTCGTAATTGATACTGGAGATGAAGTTATTCTTGTGGATACAGGAATGCCTGCTGAACTTCCAGTTCAACCTCGTGATGATAATGCTCCAATTTGGATGGGAGATAAAGTTAAGGATTATGTTCCTGCATTAAAAGAAGCAGGATACGATATTGAGGATATTTCAAAAATTCTTGTCACCCACAAACATGCAGACCATACTGGTGAATTAAAACAGTTCCCTAATGCTGAAATATTCATGTCAAAAACAGAAGCGGATGAAGTTGAATTGGAAACCGATAATATTGTTCCTGTCGAATTTGATGATGGGGAATACTATAATTTTAAAAATTCACAAAAAAATAGCAGATGGTGTTTACTTTATTGA